The Sulfolobales archaeon genome includes a region encoding these proteins:
- a CDS encoding ATP-binding protein, whose amino-acid sequence MKRVILRFAENLEIEFTDRDQGIKHIRKLAERGTRFPLVVYGPEGCGKTALFRQAASMLSEYGYHVIYLNPLEELHRAFWVSPSLKDVLHEVIESLPKPLPNIARLALTLASVVMERFRGAKIALLLDDVFQAIGLDQAELYVKSLLNIIEYPLTPYERMVILVSSSEGVTREKIGRHRWADIAIMWNMSREGLRELYEKLPGEKPDFEDVWRWTGGNPWMLAKLYEARWHVNAAVNDIIRYRELRLFIKSLGEGRRKILEEIVQDPDTLFEKLSQPEVRELERKLIELNLISHVWDRDPTSWIDVPPPEKDSELGIGRRVAWQTPLHREAVRKALEEFNEQSLG is encoded by the coding sequence ATGAAAAGGGTTATACTCAGATTTGCAGAGAATCTTGAGATAGAGTTCACAGATCGTGATCAGGGAATTAAGCATATCCGTAAACTTGCTGAGAGAGGTACTAGATTTCCATTAGTTGTCTATGGACCTGAGGGTTGCGGTAAGACGGCCTTATTTAGGCAGGCTGCTTCGATGCTCAGCGAATACGGATACCACGTAATATATCTGAACCCGTTGGAAGAACTTCACAGGGCTTTCTGGGTTTCCCCATCGCTAAAGGATGTTCTACATGAGGTAATCGAATCCCTACCCAAGCCCCTGCCAAATATCGCTAGACTCGCTCTAACCTTAGCAAGTGTAGTCATGGAGAGATTCCGTGGAGCCAAAATCGCTCTTCTACTAGACGATGTTTTTCAGGCTATTGGTCTCGATCAGGCCGAGCTATATGTTAAGTCTCTACTAAACATTATCGAGTATCCGTTAACACCGTATGAAAGAATGGTTATACTCGTATCTAGTAGTGAGGGTGTTACACGTGAGAAAATTGGTAGACATCGGTGGGCCGACATAGCCATAATGTGGAACATGTCTAGAGAAGGACTTAGAGAACTATATGAGAAGCTACCAGGCGAGAAACCCGATTTCGAAGATGTTTGGAGGTGGACCGGTGGAAATCCGTGGATGCTAGCAAAACTCTACGAAGCGCGGTGGCATGTGAACGCCGCGGTAAACGATATCATTAGATATCGAGAGCTAAGGCTATTCATAAAGTCTCTAGGGGAGGGTAGGAGGAAGATCTTGGAGGAGATCGTTCAAGATCCCGATACTCTCTTTGAGAAGTTGTCACAGCCAGAAGTTCGAGAGCTTGAAAGGAAACTCATAGAGTTGAACCTGATTTCCCACGTATGGGATCGAGACCCCACATCATGGATCGATGTCCCACCTCCCGAGAAGGATTCTGAGCTTGGTATTGGAAGGAGAGTGGCTTGGCAAACGCCATTGCATAGGGAAGCGGTTAGGAAAGCACTTGAGGAATTCAATGAGCAGAGTCTTGGTTAA
- a CDS encoding PaREP1 family protein, with translation MTDLYSEELLEEVRRRMGIVEIYFKNYQEYLDRREFEKASEMLWGILNNLASMLSMLYGGEPIRKHDELRMFMNVLAQRIREPEILRLYRSCEKLHANFFHSFMDEIDFEECRIDAEKLIDILQKLVYRELGNI, from the coding sequence GTGACAGATCTATATAGCGAAGAGCTTCTAGAAGAGGTTAGGCGTAGAATGGGTATCGTTGAGATCTACTTTAAGAACTACCAAGAATATCTAGATAGAAGAGAATTTGAAAAAGCATCTGAAATGCTATGGGGTATACTGAATAATCTAGCATCTATGCTGAGCATGCTCTACGGAGGAGAGCCAATTAGAAAACACGATGAATTAAGGATGTTCATGAACGTTCTAGCACAGAGAATACGTGAGCCGGAGATCCTTAGGCTATATAGATCATGCGAGAAGCTCCATGCCAACTTCTTCCACAGCTTCATGGATGAAATAGACTTCGAGGAGTGCAGGATCGATGCTGAGAAGCTGATAGACATACTGCAGAAGCTGGTATATAGAGAGCTGGGGAATATATAG
- a CDS encoding PaREP1 family protein, which translates to MYSAATDLSKKLGEEGIRYAWTAACDIHILGFHEAKYRIGDVETLLPLAEWLLNYTKKILGESGKG; encoded by the coding sequence CTGTATAGTGCTGCGACTGATCTAAGTAAGAAGCTTGGAGAGGAGGGGATAAGGTATGCGTGGACAGCTGCCTGTGATATACATATATTGGGTTTTCACGAAGCAAAGTATAGGATTGGGGATGTTGAAACACTACTACCACTAGCAGAGTGGCTGCTCAACTACACGAAGAAAATTCTGGGAGAATCTGGGAAAGGATAG